A single region of the Thermoleophilum album genome encodes:
- a CDS encoding rhomboid family intramembrane serine protease, which produces MSCSNCGRPICPECMTSTPVGMRCPECSGETTRVMRGAAAAVPRFTYALIALNVAVFAGELLAGGAATGGGGAGSLIADAGLSRAAVAAGEWWRIVTAGFLHAGVFHLAFNMLALYVLGTILEERLGQARFVAIYLASLVSGALGALLLSPTGITVGASGAVFGLMGAAAVLLWRQGIPLFESGLGAWIVLNLLITFLVPRISIGGHLGGLAGGALAALLVASAPAVGLRGQSSALAAFAVAAGAFVASLAVAGGSY; this is translated from the coding sequence GTGTCCTGTTCGAACTGCGGGCGCCCGATCTGCCCCGAGTGCATGACGAGCACACCGGTGGGGATGCGCTGCCCCGAGTGCTCGGGCGAGACGACGCGCGTGATGCGCGGGGCGGCCGCGGCGGTGCCGCGATTCACCTACGCCCTAATCGCCCTCAATGTGGCGGTGTTCGCGGGCGAGCTGCTCGCGGGCGGCGCCGCTACCGGCGGTGGCGGGGCCGGCTCACTGATCGCCGACGCCGGGTTATCGCGGGCGGCGGTAGCGGCCGGCGAGTGGTGGCGGATCGTGACCGCCGGGTTCCTCCACGCCGGCGTCTTCCACCTCGCCTTCAACATGCTCGCGCTGTACGTGCTCGGCACGATCCTCGAGGAGCGGCTAGGTCAAGCGCGTTTCGTCGCGATCTATCTCGCGTCCCTCGTGAGTGGCGCGTTGGGGGCGCTGCTTTTGTCCCCGACGGGGATAACGGTGGGTGCGTCGGGCGCGGTGTTCGGCCTGATGGGTGCGGCTGCTGTGCTGTTGTGGCGTCAGGGCATACCGCTGTTCGAGAGCGGACTCGGCGCGTGGATCGTTCTCAACTTGCTGATCACCTTTCTCGTGCCGCGGATCTCGATCGGCGGGCATCTCGGAGGGCTCGCCGGTGGGGCGCTGGCGGCGTTGCTCGTCGCAAGCGCACCGGCCGTCGGCCTGCGCGGACAAAGCTCGGCGCTTGCCGCGTTCGCGGTCGCTGCGGGCGCGTTCGTCGCTTCCCTGGCGGTCGCCGGCGGGTCGTACTAG
- a CDS encoding glycosyltransferase — translation MIPDIVPPLLVVLFLLAFDVQNVAAGMSWRVVRPTGRTTRDYTIIVPIWGDPRYWGNREHLEPYKDRVLLACNVHTPQMAAFADRIEREGWRVFRTWDDPKISPAQTIRKALAAVDTKWVLRLDGDSFPADDFGKAVAAAEDADADVCSVKVLPSRRHTVAEQLQGVEYDIAMRGRHVRPWATSGACHIVRTEAMRTIMRKHSLWFFGEDIETGVIAEHLQLKVRHVDFVVYTVVPETFRQLFKQRRCWWAGHFRLSVLNFEQQIRFPVLAMYNVGLIYLLLHGKWHELITATQVIPVLILVYTLLTTLSNWPVRSRWLIAFPYYTLAQALIMPPIGALHYFVTRLRWRRAGRYRITFFKARPGSPVELRSHTLAARAVRLAWHVAFLVAIAAPVAVAVTAAQLA, via the coding sequence GTGATCCCCGACATCGTTCCGCCTCTGCTCGTCGTTCTGTTTTTGCTCGCCTTCGACGTCCAGAACGTCGCCGCGGGGATGAGCTGGCGTGTGGTGCGGCCCACAGGACGCACCACACGCGACTACACAATCATTGTTCCTATCTGGGGAGATCCCCGCTACTGGGGCAATCGCGAGCACCTCGAGCCCTACAAGGATCGAGTCCTGCTCGCCTGCAACGTCCACACACCGCAGATGGCGGCGTTCGCAGACCGGATCGAGCGCGAAGGGTGGCGTGTTTTCCGCACCTGGGACGACCCAAAGATCAGCCCGGCGCAAACGATCCGCAAGGCTCTGGCCGCTGTCGATACGAAATGGGTGCTACGGCTCGACGGCGACTCCTTCCCGGCCGATGATTTCGGCAAAGCGGTAGCGGCAGCCGAAGACGCCGATGCCGACGTGTGCTCGGTGAAGGTGCTCCCGTCGCGGCGTCACACGGTCGCCGAACAGCTGCAAGGCGTCGAATACGACATCGCTATGCGCGGGCGCCACGTGCGCCCGTGGGCTACCTCAGGTGCCTGTCACATCGTGCGCACCGAAGCGATGCGGACGATCATGCGCAAGCACTCGCTGTGGTTTTTCGGTGAGGACATCGAAACCGGCGTGATTGCCGAGCACCTGCAGCTCAAGGTGCGTCACGTCGACTTTGTCGTCTACACCGTCGTTCCCGAAACGTTCCGACAGCTGTTTAAGCAGCGGCGCTGCTGGTGGGCAGGACACTTCCGTCTTTCGGTGTTGAACTTCGAGCAGCAGATTCGCTTCCCGGTTCTCGCTATGTACAACGTCGGCTTGATCTACCTGCTATTGCACGGCAAGTGGCATGAACTCATCACGGCGACGCAGGTGATTCCTGTGCTGATTCTTGTGTACACGTTGCTCACCACGCTGTCGAACTGGCCTGTGCGCTCGCGCTGGCTGATCGCCTTTCCCTACTACACGCTTGCCCAGGCCCTGATCATGCCGCCGATCGGTGCGCTCCACTACTTCGTTACGCGTTTGCGCTGGCGGCGCGCCGGCCGTTACCGGATCACGTTCTTCAAGGCTCGCCCTGGCTCACCGGTCGAGTTGCGGTCCCACACCCTCGCTGCACGCGCTGTGCGGCTGGCCTGGCACGTTGCTTTCCTGGTCGCCATCGCTGCGCCGGTGGCCGTCGCGGTGACGGCGGCACAGCTTGCGTGA
- a CDS encoding TrmH family RNA methyltransferase: protein MGEIVAGRNPVRELLRAGRRGVREVLATARVASEEWLLAAALPVRSVERSQLDELAGVEHQGVVALADPYPYVDADELLAERDALVLALDEVQDPHNFGSVCRIADAVGASGVVICERRAVGVTAAVCRASAGAVEHVRVARVKTLPRWLERAKEAGAWVYLADVEGDPWHRYDYSGRVVLVFGSEGRGARRTVRAVSDAVVALEQRGRVGSLNVAAAAAALAYGVSALRQGILQPKGCS from the coding sequence GTGGGTGAGATCGTCGCTGGCCGCAACCCCGTCCGCGAGCTGCTGCGTGCCGGCCGGCGAGGTGTGCGCGAGGTGCTCGCGACCGCCCGGGTCGCCAGCGAGGAGTGGTTGCTCGCCGCCGCGCTGCCGGTGCGGAGTGTCGAGCGCTCGCAGCTCGACGAGCTCGCCGGCGTGGAGCATCAGGGGGTGGTCGCGCTCGCCGATCCTTACCCGTACGTCGACGCCGACGAGTTGCTCGCCGAGCGCGACGCGCTCGTGCTGGCGCTGGACGAGGTGCAGGATCCGCACAACTTCGGGTCGGTGTGCAGGATCGCCGACGCTGTCGGCGCCAGCGGGGTGGTGATCTGCGAGCGGCGGGCGGTTGGCGTCACGGCGGCCGTCTGTCGTGCGTCAGCGGGGGCGGTGGAACACGTGCGCGTGGCCCGTGTCAAGACGCTCCCGCGCTGGCTCGAGCGCGCGAAGGAGGCAGGCGCCTGGGTCTACCTCGCCGATGTCGAGGGAGACCCTTGGCACCGCTACGACTACAGCGGTCGCGTCGTGCTCGTGTTCGGGTCGGAGGGTCGGGGCGCAAGACGCACCGTGCGCGCGGTGAGCGACGCTGTGGTCGCGCTCGAACAGCGCGGTCGAGTGGGTTCGCTCAACGTCGCTGCCGCTGCCGCTGCGCTCGCCTACGGCGTCAGCGCGCTGCGGCAAGGAATTTTGCAACCGAAAGGCTGCTCTTGA
- the cysS gene encoding cysteine--tRNA ligase, whose protein sequence is MREVAIHDTLSGSVRRLEPREPPRVGIYACGPTVYDRIHVGNARPYVVFSLLKRFLTRLGYDVRLVINITDINDKIYEAARRAGVASTELATEMTRHYIADTDRLGLGRPDAEPRASETINHIVALIDELVRQGHAYVVDGDVYFRVRSFADYGKLSNRSLEEMEQGEGDDAARRKEAPQDFALWKARKPDEDTWWPSPWGEGRPGWHIECSAMAEALLGLEFEIHGGGSDLIFPHHENEIAQTEAARHRPLARIWMHNGMVELGDEKMAKSVGNIRRLHEVLDRFGREALLMYFVGGHYRQPLRFSEELLAEAQRAAERVRELGRRLDPDGPELPGADALVERFDAALAHDFNTPKARAVVFEWVGELNRRLDAGERLGPGRLRDLLWVFGLDSLLAGDTAVTADGEAQALLEERERARRERDFARADALRARLRELGWEVRDTPTGPQLVRR, encoded by the coding sequence GTGCGCGAGGTCGCGATCCACGACACGCTATCCGGCAGCGTCCGGCGGCTCGAGCCGCGCGAGCCACCGAGGGTCGGTATCTACGCCTGCGGACCGACGGTCTACGACCGCATCCACGTCGGTAACGCGCGCCCCTACGTGGTCTTCTCGCTCCTCAAGCGCTTCCTGACGCGCTTGGGCTACGACGTGCGGCTGGTGATCAACATCACCGACATCAACGACAAGATCTACGAGGCGGCGCGGCGCGCCGGTGTGGCGAGCACCGAGCTCGCCACCGAGATGACGCGCCACTACATCGCCGACACCGACCGCCTCGGTCTCGGCCGACCCGACGCCGAGCCGCGCGCGAGCGAGACGATCAATCACATCGTCGCCCTGATCGATGAGCTAGTGCGCCAGGGCCATGCCTATGTAGTCGACGGCGACGTTTACTTCCGCGTGCGCAGCTTCGCCGACTACGGCAAGCTGTCGAACCGTTCGCTGGAGGAGATGGAGCAGGGCGAGGGCGACGACGCTGCCCGCCGCAAGGAGGCTCCCCAGGACTTCGCGCTCTGGAAGGCGCGCAAGCCCGACGAGGACACTTGGTGGCCGTCGCCGTGGGGCGAGGGGCGGCCAGGGTGGCACATCGAGTGCTCGGCGATGGCCGAGGCGCTTTTGGGCCTTGAGTTTGAAATTCACGGCGGTGGTTCGGACCTCATCTTTCCGCACCACGAGAACGAGATCGCGCAAACGGAGGCCGCTCGGCACCGGCCGCTCGCGCGCATCTGGATGCACAACGGCATGGTCGAGCTCGGCGACGAGAAGATGGCCAAATCGGTCGGCAACATCCGCCGGCTGCACGAGGTGCTCGACCGTTTCGGTCGCGAGGCGCTGCTCATGTACTTCGTCGGGGGCCACTACCGCCAGCCGTTGCGCTTCTCGGAGGAGCTGCTTGCCGAAGCGCAACGTGCTGCCGAACGTGTGCGCGAGCTGGGGCGCCGACTCGATCCCGACGGTCCCGAGCTGCCTGGCGCCGACGCGCTGGTCGAGCGTTTCGATGCGGCGCTCGCCCACGACTTCAATACGCCGAAGGCGCGCGCCGTCGTGTTCGAGTGGGTCGGCGAGCTCAACCGCAGGCTCGATGCGGGCGAGCGCCTCGGTCCCGGTCGGCTGCGCGATTTGCTGTGGGTTTTCGGACTCGACTCGCTGTTGGCCGGCGACACAGCGGTGACCGCCGACGGCGAGGCGCAGGCGCTCCTTGAGGAGCGCGAGCGGGCGCGGCGGGAGCGCGATTTCGCCCGCGCCGACGCGTTGCGCGCGCGCCTGCGCGAGCTTGGTTGGGAAGTGCGTGACACGCCGACGGGGCCACAGCTCGTCCGCCGGTAG
- a CDS encoding DUF4383 domain-containing protein, with amino-acid sequence MENRAPAQLYALVFGAVLVVAGIVGFFYSASFGSPGDVDAILGILDINGWHNLVHIATGALGLAAAGSYASSRTYAILLGVVYIVVAVWGFVIGSGESILGIIPINTADNVLHLAIGLVGLGAYLATPAVERPSTAPQH; translated from the coding sequence ATGGAAAACCGCGCGCCAGCACAGCTGTACGCGCTCGTGTTCGGAGCCGTCTTGGTGGTCGCCGGGATCGTCGGCTTCTTCTACTCGGCGAGTTTCGGATCGCCCGGAGACGTCGACGCGATCCTCGGGATCCTCGACATCAACGGCTGGCACAACCTCGTGCACATCGCGACCGGAGCGCTCGGGCTCGCCGCGGCAGGCTCTTACGCGAGCTCCCGGACGTACGCGATCCTGCTCGGCGTCGTCTACATCGTGGTCGCCGTTTGGGGATTCGTGATCGGCTCGGGCGAGTCGATCCTCGGCATCATCCCGATCAACACCGCGGACAACGTCCTGCACCTCGCGATCGGGCTCGTCGGCCTCGGCGCGTACCTCGCCACGCCGGCGGTCGAGCGGCCAAGCACGGCTCCCCAGCACTGA
- a CDS encoding amidase family protein — MSDGGAGREHRASADPGGAQSGTGEELAFAGVRGVLAALSRRELSARELVATLLARIERIDGELGAFRCVFAERALAEAEQADARRAAGDERPLLGLPVAIKDDQDVAGELTTRGTLAVTRPAARDSELVRRLRAAGAVVVGKTNVPELTAIGATESLGFGVTRNPWERERTPGGSSGGSAAAVAAGLVPAATASDGAGSIRIPAACCHLVGLKPARGLVPTAPAENPWNGLIVYGFLTRTVADTALLLDAVADRSPDGSGRAWSEAVAERPPRLRIAVSTRPQLPALVDASVRDAVERIAGELRRLGHTVERAAPPYGLLALPAIARYLRGIADDAAALDLPARLQRRTRGFVRLGRAVPDRVLDRALAHAAASRERFDEFFSRYDLLVTPTVARPPVAATEWEGTGALRTLFAMGQVYPFTIAWNHLDLPALALPAGIAGDGLPRSVQLVAPRGAESLLMRVGAEIEAALGLADPPRPPLAEDGVAAPVRAARG, encoded by the coding sequence ATGAGCGACGGAGGGGCGGGTCGAGAGCACCGCGCCAGCGCGGATCCAGGGGGCGCGCAGAGCGGCACGGGCGAGGAGCTCGCGTTCGCTGGCGTGCGCGGCGTGTTGGCGGCGCTGTCGCGGCGCGAGCTGTCGGCACGGGAACTCGTCGCGACGCTGCTGGCGCGGATCGAGCGCATCGACGGCGAGCTCGGCGCTTTTCGCTGCGTCTTCGCTGAACGCGCGCTAGCGGAAGCAGAGCAGGCCGATGCCCGCCGCGCCGCCGGTGACGAGCGCCCGCTGCTCGGCCTTCCGGTCGCGATCAAGGACGACCAGGACGTGGCTGGCGAGCTGACGACGCGCGGAACGCTCGCCGTGACGAGACCGGCCGCTCGCGACAGCGAGCTCGTTCGGCGCTTGCGCGCCGCCGGCGCGGTCGTCGTCGGCAAGACCAACGTTCCCGAGCTCACCGCGATCGGGGCGACGGAGTCGCTCGGCTTCGGGGTGACGCGTAACCCTTGGGAGCGCGAACGCACGCCTGGCGGATCGTCGGGCGGGAGTGCCGCGGCGGTCGCTGCCGGCCTCGTGCCCGCCGCGACGGCGTCGGACGGGGCGGGATCGATCCGCATCCCCGCCGCCTGCTGTCACCTCGTCGGTTTGAAGCCTGCGCGCGGTTTGGTGCCGACAGCCCCGGCCGAGAACCCTTGGAACGGGCTGATCGTCTACGGCTTCCTGACTCGCACAGTAGCGGACACGGCGCTGTTGCTCGACGCGGTCGCCGACCGCTCTCCCGATGGTTCTGGGCGCGCGTGGTCGGAAGCTGTCGCCGAGCGCCCCCCTCGGTTGCGGATCGCGGTCTCGACGCGCCCGCAGCTGCCAGCGCTGGTCGACGCGTCGGTGCGCGACGCGGTCGAACGGATCGCCGGCGAGCTGCGGCGGCTCGGGCACACCGTCGAGCGCGCTGCCCCTCCCTACGGGCTTTTGGCGCTGCCCGCGATCGCCCGCTACCTGCGCGGCATCGCCGACGACGCGGCAGCGCTCGACCTGCCCGCGCGCCTGCAGCGGCGAACGCGCGGCTTCGTGCGTCTCGGCCGCGCGGTGCCCGACCGGGTGCTCGATCGCGCCCTCGCGCACGCAGCTGCCAGTCGCGAACGCTTCGACGAGTTTTTCTCGCGCTACGACCTGCTCGTTACCCCGACGGTCGCGCGACCTCCGGTCGCAGCGACGGAGTGGGAGGGTACGGGTGCGCTGCGCACGCTCTTCGCGATGGGCCAGGTCTACCCGTTCACTATCGCCTGGAACCATCTCGACCTGCCGGCGCTCGCGCTGCCGGCGGGGATCGCCGGCGACGGGCTGCCACGCTCGGTGCAGCTCGTCGCCCCGCGCGGCGCGGAGTCGCTTCTGATGCGCGTCGGGGCCGAGATCGAGGCGGCGCTCGGGCTCGCCGATCCGCCCCGCCCGCCGCTGGCCGAGGACGGCGTCGCAGCCCCGGTGCGCGCGGCGCGCGGCTAG
- the ispF gene encoding 2-C-methyl-D-erythritol 2,4-cyclodiphosphate synthase, whose product MSATPRCGIGYDAHRLVAGRRLVLGGVEIADAELGLLGHSDADALAHAVIDALLGAAGLGDIGERYPDDDERFRGADSIALLRDTVAAVRAAGFVPVNVDATVVCEAPRLAPYRDEMRARLAQVLGVSLDRVNVKFTRGEGMGFVGRGEGVAALAVATVAPAS is encoded by the coding sequence GTGAGCGCCACCCCACGCTGCGGAATCGGCTACGACGCGCACCGCTTGGTGGCGGGGCGCCGCCTCGTGCTCGGCGGTGTCGAGATCGCCGATGCCGAGCTCGGGTTGCTTGGCCACTCGGACGCCGACGCGCTCGCTCATGCCGTCATCGACGCGCTGTTGGGGGCGGCAGGGCTTGGCGACATCGGCGAGCGCTACCCCGACGACGACGAGCGCTTCCGCGGCGCCGACTCGATCGCGCTCTTGCGCGACACAGTCGCAGCGGTGCGCGCCGCCGGTTTCGTGCCTGTAAACGTCGACGCCACCGTCGTCTGCGAAGCGCCGCGTCTCGCGCCCTACCGTGACGAGATGCGCGCACGCCTGGCGCAAGTGCTCGGTGTTTCACTCGACCGCGTCAACGTTAAGTTCACGCGCGGCGAGGGCATGGGGTTCGTCGGCCGCGGGGAGGGCGTCGCCGCGCTCGCGGTCGCGACTGTCGCGCCGGCGAGCTAG
- the sigH gene encoding RNA polymerase sporulation sigma factor SigH: protein MATTSAASPRIETVSDEPAAEAAALSRAVTEPAATSVAARAKAAPEHASSKSPELARAKNGTRSNSQPEVDDEYLVALAKRGRRDAVEALVRRYHGFVRVKASSYFLVGGDADDLVQEGLVGLYKAIRDYRWDRESSFRNFAELCITRQIITAVKTSTRHKHTPLNEYVSFSQTPAAAADSDQTLDEVLAGTIDRDPAAEVIRQEEFNSLLECLTTRLSELESRVLSLYLDGHSYEAIAGRLGCDAKAVDNALQRVKRKVGTHLAARDADPLAARGRNAGAPGLAAVATKGARRKPAKARAASAQRRAAGVELAEAA from the coding sequence ATGGCAACCACCTCTGCTGCCTCCCCACGTATCGAGACCGTTAGCGACGAGCCGGCCGCAGAAGCGGCAGCGCTTAGTCGAGCAGTCACGGAACCGGCGGCGACGAGCGTGGCCGCGCGCGCGAAGGCGGCGCCGGAGCACGCTTCCAGCAAGTCGCCAGAGCTCGCGCGCGCCAAGAACGGTACGCGATCTAACTCTCAACCTGAGGTTGATGATGAGTATCTGGTGGCGCTGGCGAAGCGCGGTCGGCGCGACGCTGTAGAAGCCCTGGTGCGCCGCTACCACGGCTTCGTGCGCGTCAAGGCTTCGTCCTACTTCCTCGTCGGTGGCGACGCCGACGATCTCGTTCAGGAAGGGCTTGTCGGTCTCTACAAAGCGATTCGCGACTACCGCTGGGACCGCGAATCGAGCTTCCGCAACTTCGCCGAGCTCTGCATCACCCGTCAGATCATCACCGCGGTGAAAACGTCGACCCGCCACAAGCACACACCGCTGAACGAATACGTGTCGTTCTCGCAGACACCGGCGGCGGCCGCCGACAGCGACCAGACGCTGGACGAGGTTCTCGCCGGCACGATCGACCGCGACCCCGCCGCCGAGGTAATCCGCCAAGAGGAGTTCAACAGCCTCCTCGAGTGCCTCACGACGCGTCTCTCCGAGCTAGAGAGCCGGGTGCTATCCCTGTACCTCGACGGTCACTCCTACGAGGCGATCGCCGGGCGCCTGGGTTGCGACGCCAAAGCGGTCGACAACGCCCTGCAGCGCGTCAAGCGCAAGGTCGGCACGCACCTCGCGGCGCGCGATGCCGACCCGCTCGCGGCGCGTGGCCGCAACGCGGGTGCTCCGGGCCTAGCGGCAGTCGCAACCAAGGGTGCGCGGCGCAAGCCCGCCAAGGCACGCGCGGCGAGCGCACAGCGCCGCGCCGCGGGCGTCGAGCTCGCCGAAGCAGCGTAG
- a CDS encoding RNA polymerase sigma factor has translation MSKREPSKAELDREFSELYRTHLRDVYSYAYYRVGNHHDAEDLTEQTFLQAYRHYARARAEANGRPLRPWLIRIAHNLAANLHRDRSRRPQTALDEASPLPSPLDTETLAAERAEVREVLACVVELPQDRRDALVMRFALGMDNREIARALGRSEGATKVLLHRAIRQLERALAERRGETGEPAEGRDANSRDAREGRAEVRAHRDA, from the coding sequence GTGAGCAAGCGCGAGCCCTCGAAGGCTGAGCTCGATCGCGAGTTCAGCGAGCTCTACCGGACGCACCTGCGCGACGTCTACAGCTACGCCTACTACCGCGTCGGCAACCACCACGACGCCGAGGACCTAACCGAGCAGACGTTCCTGCAGGCTTACAGACACTACGCCCGGGCACGCGCCGAGGCCAACGGCAGGCCGTTGCGGCCGTGGCTGATTCGCATCGCCCACAACCTCGCCGCCAACCTGCACCGCGACCGCAGCCGCCGGCCGCAAACCGCGCTCGACGAGGCGAGCCCGCTGCCGAGCCCGCTCGACACGGAGACGCTCGCCGCCGAGCGCGCCGAGGTGCGCGAGGTGCTGGCGTGCGTCGTCGAGCTGCCCCAAGACCGCCGCGACGCGCTTGTTATGCGCTTCGCCCTGGGGATGGACAACCGCGAGATCGCTCGTGCACTCGGGCGCTCGGAGGGCGCCACGAAGGTGCTGCTGCACCGTGCGATCCGCCAGCTCGAGCGGGCCCTCGCCGAGCGGCGCGGCGAGACGGGCGAGCCGGCCGAGGGGCGCGACGCCAACAGCCGCGATGCGCGCGAAGGTAGGGCGGAGGTGAGAGCGCACCGTGACGCGTAG
- a CDS encoding 1-acyl-sn-glycerol-3-phosphate acyltransferase: protein MSAESGGVRELDGADASRTFAVPTESSKIAAPTEAADHARDPSTPTATPVVASSPRTDRADRSARGERPGPAGRPNPSDRALERFHDLTRRRGVNRVVYWLTRIVLQPLIHAYFRLERIGHEHIPDGPVILASNHRSFLDPFVIGCCLRRPIYFVAKRELFERRFWGRYLNWLGAFPVRRGESDEEAMATALTLLERGEAVVIFPEGTRIRHGSLGRPRRGVGRLALESGAPVIPIAVSGTERARRGLIIRPVKVRVRCGAPLRFPRVDRPSPSLAEAVLERVWPHVQVQWEWLGGDPPLRRAVCVGEGATCDALAAALERAGVAVTRVAAPAADDRRHGRGAESDGFAQSDRCAQPDRCAQPDLVVLAVGADELPSAVARIRPLIGERTAVLVAASGLVGPTGATPAAYVAEQLRSGSVVAIGGAALADDELDVAAIARGEGCAVVAATDPAARARVAQALRAGGLGVDETTDVIGLELAVCAQSAAAAAAEAAASESVTLAGVAVGRVFEEVEHLARRLGARPSTLLGPAGAGQVVSAVLARLERRGTAPPKPRRVRTSVHEARRLVALLEQRMREAGVDAPFIRSLRAHLEGRLDHQRWLERVRRPRPTQRPA from the coding sequence ATGAGCGCAGAGAGCGGTGGGGTGCGCGAACTCGACGGCGCTGACGCGTCGCGCACGTTCGCCGTCCCGACAGAGAGCAGCAAGATCGCAGCGCCGACCGAGGCGGCAGACCACGCGCGCGACCCGTCGACCCCGACAGCGACCCCGGTAGTCGCATCCTCTCCCCGCACCGATCGCGCGGATCGCTCTGCCCGCGGCGAGCGGCCGGGGCCTGCGGGTCGCCCCAACCCCTCCGACCGCGCGCTCGAGCGCTTCCACGACCTCACCCGACGTCGCGGCGTGAACCGGGTCGTCTACTGGCTGACACGCATCGTCCTGCAGCCGCTCATCCACGCTTACTTCCGGCTCGAGCGCATCGGCCATGAGCACATCCCCGACGGGCCCGTGATCCTCGCCAGCAACCACCGTAGTTTTCTCGACCCGTTCGTGATCGGTTGCTGTTTGCGCCGGCCGATCTACTTCGTGGCCAAGCGCGAGCTGTTCGAGCGCCGTTTCTGGGGGCGCTATCTCAACTGGCTTGGCGCGTTCCCAGTTCGCCGCGGCGAGTCCGATGAAGAGGCGATGGCGACGGCGCTGACGCTGCTCGAGCGCGGCGAGGCGGTCGTCATCTTCCCCGAAGGCACGCGCATCCGCCACGGCTCGCTCGGCCGCCCGCGGCGCGGCGTCGGGCGCTTGGCGCTCGAATCCGGCGCGCCAGTGATTCCGATCGCGGTCTCCGGCACCGAGCGCGCACGCCGCGGCCTGATCATCCGGCCGGTCAAAGTGCGCGTCCGGTGCGGCGCCCCGCTGCGCTTCCCGCGCGTCGACCGACCGTCGCCGTCGCTGGCCGAGGCGGTGTTGGAAAGGGTGTGGCCGCACGTACAGGTGCAGTGGGAGTGGCTCGGCGGCGACCCGCCCTTGCGACGCGCGGTGTGCGTCGGCGAGGGAGCTACCTGCGATGCGCTTGCTGCGGCTCTCGAGCGTGCTGGTGTCGCCGTCACGCGCGTGGCGGCGCCCGCGGCCGACGACCGCCGGCACGGCAGGGGAGCGGAGAGCGACGGGTTCGCACAGTCCGATCGCTGCGCACAGCCCGATCGGTGCGCACAGCCCGACCTCGTCGTCCTCGCCGTCGGTGCCGACGAGCTGCCGAGCGCGGTGGCGCGCATACGGCCGCTGATCGGCGAGCGCACCGCTGTGCTGGTAGCGGCGAGCGGCCTAGTCGGACCGACGGGCGCTACCCCGGCTGCGTACGTCGCCGAGCAGCTGCGCTCAGGTTCGGTTGTCGCTATCGGCGGAGCAGCTCTCGCTGACGACGAGCTGGACGTCGCGGCGATCGCTCGCGGCGAGGGGTGCGCGGTGGTCGCTGCGACCGACCCCGCTGCCCGCGCGCGCGTCGCGCAGGCGCTGCGCGCGGGCGGGCTCGGTGTCGACGAGACCACTGACGTGATCGGCCTCGAGCTCGCTGTCTGCGCGCAAAGCGCTGCCGCTGCCGCCGCCGAGGCTGCTGCAAGCGAGAGCGTCACGCTCGCCGGTGTGGCGGTGGGCAGGGTGTTCGAGGAGGTCGAACACCTCGCCCGGCGTCTCGGGGCGCGCCCCAGCACGCTGCTCGGTCCGGCTGGGGCTGGACAGGTCGTGAGCGCGGTGCTGGCGCGGCTCGAGCGGCGCGGCACCGCTCCGCCGAAGCCGCGACGGGTACGGACCTCGGTGCACGAGGCGCGCAGATTGGTGGCGTTGCTCGAACAGCGGATGCGCGAAGCGGGGGTCGACGCTCCCTTCATCCGCTCGCTGCGCGCCCATCTCGAGGGTCGGCTCGACCACCAGCGCTGGCTCGAGCGCGTCCGGCGTCCGCGGCCGACTCAGCGTCCGGCGTGA